One Paenibacillus sp. FSL W8-0186 genomic window carries:
- a CDS encoding XRE family transcriptional regulator, with protein MKFELGRCLLNERLMESGKSAEWLAKDLLFKPERIYDFIENKRVMPLKIAISIADSIGCDVRALYELIPNDNESNA; from the coding sequence TTGAAATTTGAACTAGGACGTTGCTTACTGAATGAACGATTGATGGAATCCGGAAAGTCAGCGGAATGGCTGGCAAAAGACTTGCTTTTTAAACCGGAACGAATTTACGACTTTATAGAAAACAAAAGAGTGATGCCACTCAAAATTGCCATATCGATCGCCGATTCCATCGGTTGTGATGTTCGTGCCTTGTATGAATTAATTCCGAACGATAATGAAAGTAATGCTTAA
- a CDS encoding NADP-dependent oxidoreductase gives MKAITIEKYGKNVPFVMTEQPVPHIGEHDVLVEIHAASLNPIDYKIKEGKVKLLLSYKFPLILGNDFSGVIVKVGERVSAFKPGDEVYGRPRKSRIGTLAEYIAVHEEDIWLKPQNLNFEEAASIPLVGLTTYQAFTDILHLQKGQKILIHAGSGGVGTFAIQLAKLMGAFVATTASDKGYELVKSMGADLIINYKKENFEEMLSGYDAVFDTLGRAALEKSFRVLKPGGQIVSISGLPNARFGKEAKLGWMKTAILSIASRKITALEKKYHTRYHFLFMKPSGTQLKVLKEFIEVGHIKPVIDKVYHLEETAQAFSYLQGGSAKGKVVIKIK, from the coding sequence ATGAAGGCTATAACCATTGAGAAATACGGTAAAAATGTTCCCTTTGTTATGACAGAACAACCAGTACCACATATCGGTGAACATGATGTATTAGTGGAAATTCATGCAGCCAGTTTAAATCCTATCGACTATAAAATTAAGGAAGGGAAAGTAAAACTCCTGTTGAGTTACAAGTTCCCTCTTATCTTAGGGAATGATTTCTCTGGCGTTATAGTTAAGGTTGGCGAACGGGTGAGTGCATTTAAACCTGGTGATGAAGTTTATGGCAGACCACGCAAGAGCCGTATCGGCACATTGGCGGAATACATTGCTGTACACGAGGAAGATATTTGGTTAAAGCCGCAGAATCTGAACTTTGAAGAAGCTGCTTCTATTCCACTGGTCGGACTTACGACTTACCAGGCCTTTACCGATATTTTGCATCTCCAAAAGGGCCAAAAAATTCTGATTCACGCAGGTTCAGGAGGCGTGGGGACGTTCGCCATTCAATTAGCCAAATTGATGGGGGCTTTTGTTGCAACAACAGCAAGCGATAAAGGATATGAGCTGGTCAAATCGATGGGCGCCGATCTGATCATTAATTATAAAAAAGAAAATTTTGAAGAAATGCTTTCTGGGTATGACGCTGTATTTGATACTCTAGGAAGAGCGGCTTTGGAAAAGTCGTTCCGTGTCCTGAAGCCAGGTGGACAAATCGTATCCATCTCTGGCTTGCCTAACGCAAGATTCGGAAAAGAAGCAAAGTTGGGATGGATGAAAACAGCCATTTTGTCCATCGCGAGCCGTAAGATCACAGCGCTTGAGAAGAAGTACCATACAAGATATCATTTCCTTTTTATGAAACCGAGTGGAACACAATTAAAGGTTTTAAAAGAATTCATTGAAGTAGGCCACATTAAGCCCGTTATTGATAAGGTGTATCATTTGGAAGAGACTGCTCAAGCATTCTCATACCTGCAAGGAGGAAGTGCTAAAGGAAAGGTGGTCATTAAAATAAAGTAA
- a CDS encoding DUF1801 domain-containing protein: MNQEVTAYIENLPKWQGEVSSILRNMVHETIPEAEERIQYKKPHFLKNGHYAAVISPSKDAIAFMIMNANGIDFPKGFEGPAERKWIKLREGDNPDLTMLSGLLKQASNPL; this comes from the coding sequence GTGAATCAGGAAGTTACTGCCTACATTGAAAATCTGCCGAAGTGGCAAGGTGAGGTCAGTTCGATCCTGCGGAACATGGTTCATGAAACGATTCCGGAGGCTGAAGAACGTATTCAATACAAAAAACCTCATTTTCTGAAAAATGGACATTATGCAGCTGTCATTTCGCCTTCAAAGGACGCCATTGCATTCATGATCATGAATGCAAACGGGATTGATTTTCCGAAGGGATTTGAAGGACCTGCCGAACGAAAGTGGATTAAACTGCGGGAAGGCGACAACCCGGATCTAACCATGCTATCGGGGCTTCTAAAACAGGCCTCCAACCCATTATAA
- a CDS encoding ATP-dependent DNA helicase → MERYPFPYDPSEPFVKQVGDWVADVFYDVLPEHGFDVRDEQIFMAYQLERAYADKKTIFAEAGVGTGKTLVYLLYAVNYARYTRMPAVIACADESLIEQLVKQEGDIAKLARYLDLQIDARLGKSPDQYLCLKKIDDVRLQDEDAAVIEDVYENLPDFVHSPGTMQSFYPYGDRKEYPHLNDEQWNKINWDSFQDCFVCDKRHRCGMTLSRDHYRKSTDLIICSHDYYMEHVWTYEGRKREGQLPLLPEHSSVVFDEGHLLESAAQHALSYKLKHSAYEEIITRLLDGEIRETLAERIEDSIDQSQLVFSLVAEQSTAIPGSDRKRIHMDEKLLKELNRWKNTIEAIDEELVFESGLYTLDEYKLRIVEEHLEMIQTALHLFREPGTYICWAEENKDGTATLAIMPQTVKEVLEERVFGLQIPIVFSSATLSVDGSFDYVAGSLGISEFLSFSVDSPYDYEKQMKLLAPSELLQYREISSEVAAAKKLALAAKLIKRTEGRALLLFRTMNELREFKQAASHQPYFESYTILYEGDREISSLINEFQNTEESVLCAASLWEGLDVPGPSLSNVIIWSLPYPPEDPVFMAKREAADSAYEEVDLPYMLLRLRQGLGRLIRSSTDQGSAAILDAEVLLNQHVKDRVVAVLPAGAKLEVESL, encoded by the coding sequence GTGGAGCGATATCCTTTCCCCTATGATCCCTCAGAACCGTTCGTCAAGCAGGTCGGCGATTGGGTTGCGGATGTTTTTTATGATGTGTTACCTGAACATGGATTTGATGTCCGTGATGAACAAATATTTATGGCTTACCAATTGGAAAGAGCCTATGCTGATAAGAAAACTATTTTTGCAGAAGCTGGGGTAGGCACGGGAAAAACACTCGTGTATCTGCTTTATGCAGTTAATTATGCAAGATATACACGTATGCCTGCAGTGATTGCCTGTGCAGATGAGTCGCTCATTGAGCAGCTTGTGAAACAGGAAGGAGATATAGCTAAGCTTGCCCGTTATTTGGATTTACAGATTGATGCGCGGCTCGGTAAATCCCCTGATCAATATCTATGTCTCAAAAAAATAGACGACGTTCGTCTTCAGGATGAAGATGCGGCGGTAATTGAAGACGTGTATGAAAATCTTCCTGATTTTGTTCATTCTCCAGGAACGATGCAATCTTTTTACCCTTACGGCGATCGTAAGGAATACCCACATCTGAATGATGAACAGTGGAATAAGATCAACTGGGATTCATTTCAGGATTGTTTTGTATGTGATAAAAGACATCGCTGCGGCATGACCTTATCTCGGGATCATTATCGAAAATCTACCGACCTTATTATCTGTTCCCATGATTACTACATGGAGCATGTGTGGACCTATGAGGGAAGAAAAAGAGAGGGTCAGCTTCCCCTGCTCCCTGAACATAGTTCAGTCGTCTTTGACGAAGGACATTTACTCGAATCGGCCGCACAACATGCCCTCAGTTATAAGCTGAAGCATAGTGCATATGAAGAGATTATTACTCGTCTTCTGGATGGAGAGATCAGAGAAACGCTAGCCGAACGAATTGAAGATTCCATTGATCAGAGTCAGCTTGTGTTTTCTCTGGTAGCGGAGCAAAGTACAGCGATACCCGGTTCTGATCGAAAACGAATCCACATGGATGAGAAGCTTCTAAAAGAACTGAATCGCTGGAAAAATACGATTGAAGCTATTGATGAAGAACTGGTCTTTGAGAGTGGCTTATATACGCTTGATGAATATAAGCTGCGTATCGTTGAAGAGCATCTGGAGATGATCCAAACTGCGCTTCATCTCTTCCGTGAGCCAGGTACCTACATTTGCTGGGCGGAAGAAAATAAGGACGGTACTGCTACACTTGCCATTATGCCGCAAACGGTCAAGGAAGTGCTGGAGGAACGGGTATTCGGACTTCAGATTCCGATTGTATTCTCTTCAGCAACCCTATCGGTAGATGGATCTTTTGATTACGTAGCGGGAAGTCTCGGTATCAGTGAATTTTTATCATTTTCCGTGGACTCTCCGTATGATTACGAGAAGCAGATGAAGCTATTAGCACCGAGTGAACTTCTACAATATAGAGAAATTAGTAGTGAGGTTGCTGCAGCGAAGAAGCTGGCTCTGGCGGCCAAGCTGATCAAACGTACCGAAGGACGAGCTCTATTGTTATTTAGAACAATGAATGAGCTGCGCGAGTTTAAGCAAGCCGCTTCGCACCAGCCATACTTTGAATCCTATACCATTCTGTATGAAGGTGACCGTGAGATTAGCAGTCTCATAAATGAGTTCCAAAATACAGAGGAAAGCGTGCTCTGTGCGGCAAGCCTATGGGAGGGTCTGGATGTACCGGGACCTTCATTATCCAATGTTATTATTTGGTCACTGCCTTATCCACCGGAAGATCCTGTATTTATGGCTAAACGGGAAGCGGCTGATTCAGCATATGAAGAAGTAGACCTGCCCTATATGCTGCTTCGCTTACGGCAAGGATTAGGTAGACTCATTCGCTCATCGACGGATCAAGGGAGTGCAGCCATCTTGGATGCAGAAGTTTTGCTCAATCAGCATGTCAAAGATAGAGTGGTAGCAGTATTACCGGCGGGAGCTAAACTTGAAGTAGAATCGTTGTAG
- a CDS encoding M24 family metallopeptidase gives MIAKTEEDFNGLKEIGRIVASIRDKWVQRTVPGITTKELDDIAEELFKKEGAVSAPKGEYNFPGYTCISVNEEVAHGIPGDRVIREGDIVTDDELLKEGMVIAFEPFISTFEEEVFQKGDGWTFATKKSYVAQMEHTIILTKNGPIIVTL, from the coding sequence ATGATTGCAAAAACAGAAGAAGACTTTAATGGTTTGAAGGAGATTGGCAGAATTGTTGCCTCTATTCGAGATAAATGGGTACAACGAACAGTTCCCGGCATAACGACAAAAGAGCTTGACGATATAGCTGAAGAACTTTTTAAGAAAGAAGGCGCAGTTTCAGCTCCAAAAGGTGAATATAATTTCCCTGGCTATACTTGTATTAGTGTTAATGAAGAAGTGGCACATGGAATTCCAGGAGATCGGGTTATTCGTGAAGGGGATATCGTGACGGATGATGAGTTATTAAAGGAAGGGATGGTTATCGCATTTGAACCATTTATCTCTACCTTTGAAGAAGAAGTGTTCCAAAAAGGAGACGGATGGACCTTTGCTACAAAGAAAAGCTATGTAGCTCAAATGGAACATACGATTATCCTTACAAAAAATGGTCCTATCATTGTCACACTTTAA
- a CDS encoding serine protease: protein MFSIRNDELNDPKTSADPVNDTDVPFEWGEEFWNPEDDIEEDELNHRPKRTWIKKTIIVMLAILLLGNLIAFIPQIYNLLTIRFLKKDAQLSQDEQIQQYKQAVVNVSSGGRKGTGFNIAPNGLIITNQHVMDDDKAGIIQFLNGKTYPADVIVSDSEIDISILKIRDNANNLPTLQLETEIAYQEGDPIHVIGNPLAFYRIATEGTVLGLTPLESRKLPMLMIQAPIHNGNSGSPVINNKGNVIAVVYATTITSQGDQSIPVGLAIPIDYLEKYEKTMFQK from the coding sequence GTGTTTTCCATCCGTAACGATGAGCTGAATGATCCCAAAACATCCGCCGATCCAGTAAATGATACCGATGTCCCGTTTGAATGGGGAGAAGAATTTTGGAACCCGGAGGATGACATTGAAGAGGATGAGTTGAATCACCGACCTAAAAGAACATGGATCAAAAAAACAATTATTGTTATGCTGGCCATTCTGCTGCTCGGTAATCTAATTGCTTTTATACCACAGATTTATAATCTACTGACAATACGGTTTTTGAAAAAGGATGCACAGTTATCACAAGATGAACAGATCCAGCAATATAAGCAAGCCGTTGTTAATGTTAGTTCCGGCGGTCGGAAAGGTACAGGGTTTAATATCGCTCCAAACGGACTCATTATTACGAATCAACATGTCATGGATGACGACAAGGCTGGCATTATCCAATTTTTAAATGGAAAAACATATCCGGCAGATGTTATCGTAAGTGACAGCGAGATAGATATCTCCATACTTAAAATTAGAGACAATGCGAACAACCTGCCTACACTTCAATTGGAAACAGAGATAGCCTATCAAGAGGGCGATCCTATTCATGTCATCGGAAATCCGCTAGCATTCTACCGAATCGCCACTGAAGGCACAGTGCTAGGATTAACCCCATTAGAGAGTCGCAAGCTTCCCATGCTCATGATACAGGCGCCAATTCATAACGGAAACAGCGGCAGCCCTGTTATTAACAATAAGGGGAATGTTATTGCAGTTGTGTATGCCACAACAATTACATCACAGGGGGACCAATCTATCCCTGTAGGTCTTGCTATTCCAATTGATTATTTGGAGAAATATGAAAAGACTATGTTTCAAAAGTAG
- the rarD gene encoding EamA family transporter RarD produces the protein MNNGLVNAIIAYIMWGVLPLYWKLFNDVPAGEILSHRVVWSFVFMGILVAVQRRWSDLKRIAASRSLLLSLTASGLLIAANWLIFIWAVNNDHVVETSLGYYLNPLLNVLLAVVFLREKPNRGQWLAIAIAGAAVLIIAIDYGRFPWISITLAATFGLYGLAKKKIGQDASVGLLSETAVVLPIALGYWIYLAAVGKTTAWTLPVSTFVELLLSGVVTALPLLFFARAAARMALSTLGFVQYIGPTIMLLLSIFVFKESVSPVLLIGFALIWTALVVYAAASVRGTQLARPH, from the coding sequence ATGAACAACGGGTTGGTCAATGCTATTATCGCGTATATCATGTGGGGGGTTCTCCCGCTTTATTGGAAGTTGTTTAACGATGTGCCGGCAGGCGAGATTCTGTCACATCGGGTTGTTTGGTCGTTCGTCTTTATGGGTATTCTCGTAGCAGTCCAGCGTCGCTGGAGTGACTTGAAGCGGATTGCGGCTAGCCGCTCGCTCCTGCTGTCGCTCACCGCTAGCGGACTGCTGATCGCTGCTAATTGGCTCATCTTCATCTGGGCGGTCAACAACGACCATGTCGTCGAGACAAGTCTCGGCTATTATTTGAACCCGTTGCTGAACGTGTTGCTTGCGGTTGTCTTCCTTCGTGAGAAGCCAAACCGTGGCCAATGGCTCGCGATTGCCATCGCTGGCGCAGCGGTGCTCATCATCGCCATCGACTACGGACGGTTCCCATGGATCTCAATCACACTGGCCGCGACGTTTGGCTTGTACGGCCTCGCGAAGAAGAAGATCGGACAAGACGCTTCTGTAGGCTTGCTGTCGGAGACGGCTGTAGTCCTTCCTATTGCGCTCGGCTACTGGATCTATTTAGCCGCAGTAGGAAAGACGACGGCATGGACGCTACCTGTGTCCACGTTCGTCGAACTGCTTCTTTCCGGCGTGGTAACAGCGCTACCGCTTCTTTTCTTTGCGCGAGCGGCTGCCCGTATGGCGCTGTCCACGCTCGGTTTCGTACAATACATTGGGCCGACGATCATGCTGTTATTGAGCATATTCGTGTTCAAGGAATCAGTCTCGCCGGTTCTTCTCATCGGCTTTGCGCTCATCTGGACAGCGCTTGTCGTATACGCTGCGGCATCGGTTCGCGGCACGCAACTCGCGAGGCCGCACTGA
- a CDS encoding winged helix-turn-helix transcriptional regulator, producing MNESIALLFELFNGTKRFGELRRRLHPISPKTLTDRLQPIFAAMWTWTQQYGSYLRNETDEGEYSGTWLKC from the coding sequence CTGAATGAATCGATTGCACTGTTATTCGAATTGTTTAACGGAACCAAGCGCTTCGGGGAATTGCGCCGTAGGCTGCATCCGATTAGTCCGAAGACGCTGACAGACCGGTTGCAGCCGATTTTCGCCGCCATGTGGACGTGGACTCAGCAGTATGGTAGCTATTTGCGTAACGAGACGGACGAAGGGGAATATAGCGGGACATGGTTGAAATGTTAA
- a CDS encoding winged helix-turn-helix transcriptional regulator, whose product MPPKVEYALTDFGRSLEPILEQLIKIGEHYISLQNKEDIWLID is encoded by the coding sequence ATACCGCCGAAGGTTGAGTATGCATTAACTGATTTCGGGAGAAGTTTAGAGCCCATTTTGGAGCAATTGATAAAAATAGGGGAGCATTACATCTCATTGCAAAACAAAGAAGACATCTGGTTGATCGATTAA
- a CDS encoding bis-aminopropyl spermidine synthase family protein produces MKTYIEQVSEHILLQEGTQVIEQLCYLNPGISTKELARKTLLPTPVAAAIKREFIKAGALVQDRGVRCTTDGLAWIEQEWGFRGLDQSLYHDLFNEIRWIESLKDMLPILEEILSQRPSVDVQIDQSKCTPETSLRRAILCLKHHALIGKKILCVGDDDLVSVSIGLLLQRLFPDIGHSVAHVDVLDIDERFLKYIESIAEEWGLPITCHRLDLREPLPENLHKQFDCFFTDPPYTLQGMGLFVSRGIQALKREKGLPIFLSFAHKSPAFMLAMQREFVRMGLTVNANFPQFNVYEGAEMIANRSQMFILRTTDQTKPEYMEKFTDALYTGEVKQTLRTYRCKQCSRDVYVGINEEFATIEQLKNEGCTGCSHDTFELVAKQRVSSERNDKADYKAGRSS; encoded by the coding sequence ATGAAGACGTATATCGAACAAGTAAGTGAGCATATTCTACTGCAAGAAGGAACACAGGTGATCGAGCAGCTCTGTTACTTGAACCCGGGAATTTCAACAAAAGAATTGGCACGAAAAACGCTGCTTCCGACCCCTGTCGCTGCGGCTATTAAACGGGAATTTATTAAAGCAGGGGCGCTCGTCCAGGATCGCGGTGTCCGCTGCACAACTGACGGACTTGCATGGATTGAGCAGGAATGGGGATTCCGTGGCTTGGATCAATCCCTTTATCACGATTTGTTTAATGAGATAAGATGGATTGAAAGTCTAAAAGATATGTTACCTATTCTGGAGGAAATATTATCACAGCGGCCGTCTGTAGATGTTCAGATCGATCAGTCCAAATGCACACCCGAAACGAGCTTACGCCGAGCTATTCTTTGTTTGAAGCACCATGCGTTGATCGGAAAGAAAATTTTATGCGTAGGCGATGATGACCTGGTAAGTGTGTCTATTGGTTTGCTGCTACAGCGGTTGTTTCCGGATATCGGGCACAGCGTTGCGCATGTGGATGTTCTGGATATTGACGAAAGATTCCTAAAATATATTGAATCGATTGCGGAGGAGTGGGGATTACCAATTACGTGCCACCGACTTGATTTGAGGGAGCCACTACCGGAAAACCTTCACAAGCAGTTTGATTGTTTCTTTACGGATCCTCCGTATACTCTTCAGGGAATGGGTCTTTTCGTATCACGCGGTATACAAGCTTTGAAAAGGGAGAAGGGGCTGCCGATATTTCTATCTTTTGCCCATAAATCGCCTGCCTTTATGCTTGCCATGCAGCGGGAATTTGTCCGCATGGGGCTGACGGTCAACGCTAATTTTCCGCAATTCAACGTCTACGAGGGAGCAGAAATGATTGCCAACCGGAGCCAAATGTTTATTCTGCGGACAACGGATCAGACGAAACCCGAATATATGGAGAAATTCACGGATGCCTTGTATACAGGCGAGGTGAAACAAACACTGCGTACTTACCGCTGCAAACAATGCTCCAGAGATGTGTATGTCGGTATCAACGAGGAGTTTGCGACCATTGAGCAGTTAAAGAATGAAGGATGCACGGGCTGCAGCCATGATACATTTGAACTGGTGGCCAAACAACGGGTTTCTTCAGAAAGGAATGACAAGGCTGATTATAAGGCAGGTCGAAGTTCGTGA
- a CDS encoding TetR/AcrR family transcriptional regulator encodes MSARGATKEAILTTSINLFNQYGFENVTINQICQEINVTKTAFYYHFKSKDELISEFFSFDNLVSNDDLLNILAVTDLAEQAIKAMEIFVKHIVRSGVEMTKENYRVHLRNQILPLDKSKSALLGSIIPALLQRAKDAGQIKNPASAEELLDTMCNLANGVILNWAMTGGSFDILEETRKRFEILLVVK; translated from the coding sequence ATGAGTGCCAGAGGTGCAACCAAAGAAGCTATTTTGACTACAAGCATAAATTTATTTAATCAATATGGATTCGAAAATGTAACGATCAATCAGATTTGTCAAGAAATCAATGTGACCAAAACCGCGTTTTACTACCATTTCAAATCTAAGGACGAATTGATTTCTGAATTTTTTTCGTTTGACAACCTCGTATCCAACGACGATTTGTTGAACATTCTTGCCGTTACCGATTTGGCCGAGCAGGCCATCAAAGCGATGGAAATATTCGTGAAGCACATTGTCCGATCGGGCGTCGAAATGACGAAGGAAAATTATCGGGTTCACTTGCGAAATCAAATCCTTCCGCTCGATAAGAGCAAATCCGCGCTGCTCGGCAGCATTATTCCTGCTTTGCTTCAACGGGCCAAAGACGCGGGCCAAATCAAAAATCCGGCGAGCGCCGAGGAACTGCTGGACACTATGTGCAATCTGGCCAACGGGGTTATTCTGAATTGGGCCATGACAGGCGGCAGCTTTGATATTCTGGAAGAAACAAGAAAACGATTTGAAATTTTGTTGGTCGTCAAATGA